In the genome of Coraliomargarita algicola, one region contains:
- a CDS encoding DUF4339 domain-containing protein, whose translation MPDYYIRTPEQDESRGPFDISKLLTLAEAGQVTPNTLYYDEDKEEWTPLALNETLSAQVFPERDKLTLRVDESKKDKSKGRSEQGLDVETILAAAEGDTAEKRKLTRQKRSFELAANISSSGLGLMMVFSALFMVLPLVPKIQMLLNEGNVASILNYPNILIGIFDLIVGLLLYLSVTEAFQVARGRAMLTLGFGVYVAWALGDPLLMGLTASAGIGIFLATISQSMVTMLLAFLLGIGGNGYLAYLALNGRFDGFFDHIVLNLVAN comes from the coding sequence ATGCCCGACTACTACATAAGAACACCTGAGCAAGACGAGTCACGCGGGCCCTTTGATATTTCGAAGCTGCTCACGCTGGCTGAAGCGGGTCAGGTCACCCCAAACACGCTTTATTACGACGAAGACAAGGAGGAATGGACTCCCCTCGCCCTCAATGAAACGCTCAGCGCTCAAGTCTTTCCAGAACGCGACAAACTGACACTCAGAGTCGATGAGTCTAAAAAAGACAAGTCAAAGGGGCGCAGCGAGCAAGGTCTTGATGTGGAGACGATACTTGCTGCCGCCGAAGGCGATACTGCTGAAAAGCGCAAACTAACTCGTCAAAAAAGAAGCTTCGAACTGGCCGCCAATATTTCATCTTCCGGACTAGGCTTGATGATGGTCTTTTCCGCACTCTTCATGGTGCTGCCACTGGTCCCCAAGATTCAAATGCTCCTCAACGAGGGCAACGTCGCCTCGATTTTAAACTATCCGAACATTTTAATCGGCATATTCGACCTAATAGTGGGGCTACTGCTCTACCTCTCTGTTACCGAAGCCTTTCAAGTGGCACGCGGGCGCGCCATGTTAACACTGGGCTTCGGCGTCTATGTCGCGTGGGCACTGGGCGATCCATTGCTTATGGGACTCACGGCATCCGCAGGCATTGGCATTTTCCTCGCGACCATCTCCCAGAGCATGGTCACGATGCTACTCGCCTTCCTACTCGGGATCGGCGGCAACGGTTACCTCGCCTACTTAGCCTTGAATGGTCGATTTGACGGATTTTTTGACCATATAGTATTGAACTTAGTCGCAAACTAG
- a CDS encoding YihY/virulence factor BrkB family protein, which produces MRKDIWELEYLGRRTVRARMYHLLRILTLTGQGLKRNQLPMQSAALTFYSSIGIGPIIAFGIMISGILIDRDISDPNADHHDSVIVKKITEIIAFAAPQVAVTVNENGDSDTRTELAPELLDLISNFSSVAKSGTVGVIGTLVLLFICLRVLTSIESSFNTLWGVEKGRNFTERIVTYWTFISLGALIGTAAISLQVLNVFIRFAENLPFGATITAVIQFFLPLLTLIMITLLLAAFLRFIPNTQVQWRPALLGSLLVVALLQIYKTLSFLYVQQVVSNNSLYGSVGIIVVLMLGLYVFWLLILLGGQVTYAVQNADFLTNENAWQNTSERSRELISLDVLLIVMRRFHSGHPPIKTSELLKKLRIPSHILNTSINRLCAIGFLSQIEDHNAEEERDHAYQAGCPAENITLADFKQAIETFGNDEGSDIVASSSPAIRIYIDEVLALKHCPRSKMTLAELIGLKDPAS; this is translated from the coding sequence ATGCGGAAAGACATATGGGAGCTCGAATACCTTGGCCGCCGCACCGTGCGCGCCCGCATGTATCACCTGCTGCGCATTTTAACCCTCACCGGGCAAGGACTGAAGCGCAACCAACTCCCCATGCAGTCGGCCGCGCTTACATTCTACTCCTCCATTGGCATCGGTCCCATTATTGCATTTGGTATCATGATCTCGGGTATTCTGATCGATCGTGACATCTCCGATCCCAACGCAGACCACCACGATAGCGTCATTGTCAAAAAAATCACTGAAATTATAGCCTTCGCCGCCCCACAAGTCGCGGTGACGGTGAATGAAAACGGCGACAGCGACACACGAACCGAGCTCGCTCCCGAACTGCTCGACCTCATCAGCAACTTCAGCTCCGTTGCCAAATCTGGAACCGTCGGCGTCATTGGCACCCTGGTCTTACTCTTCATCTGCTTACGCGTACTCACTTCGATCGAAAGCTCCTTTAACACACTGTGGGGCGTCGAAAAAGGACGCAATTTCACCGAACGCATCGTCACCTACTGGACCTTCATCAGCTTAGGCGCACTCATCGGCACCGCCGCAATCTCGCTTCAGGTATTAAACGTCTTCATCCGCTTCGCGGAAAATCTTCCTTTTGGCGCCACGATCACCGCCGTAATCCAGTTCTTTCTGCCACTGCTCACGCTGATAATGATCACCCTACTGCTGGCCGCGTTTCTGCGTTTCATTCCCAACACTCAGGTGCAATGGCGCCCCGCATTACTCGGTTCCTTGCTCGTTGTCGCCCTACTGCAGATCTACAAAACACTCTCCTTTCTCTATGTGCAGCAAGTTGTCAGCAATAACAGTCTTTACGGCTCAGTGGGCATCATTGTGGTACTCATGCTCGGCCTCTACGTGTTCTGGCTCTTAATTTTACTCGGCGGCCAAGTAACCTACGCGGTGCAGAATGCCGATTTCCTGACCAATGAAAACGCTTGGCAAAATACCAGCGAGCGCTCCCGCGAGTTAATCTCCCTCGATGTGCTGCTCATCGTCATGCGCCGCTTCCACTCGGGACATCCCCCCATCAAAACCAGCGAATTACTGAAAAAGCTGCGCATCCCCAGCCACATTCTCAATACCAGTATCAATCGCCTATGCGCCATCGGTTTCCTCAGCCAAATCGAAGACCACAACGCTGAAGAAGAGCGCGACCATGCCTACCAAGCAGGGTGTCCCGCCGAAAACATCACTCTCGCCGACTTTAAACAGGCCATCGAAACCTTCGGCAATGACGAAGGTTCCGACATCGTAGCCAGTAGCTCCCCAGCGATTCGCATCTACATCGACGAGGTCCTCGCACTCAAACATTGCCCACGCTCCAAAATGACCTTGGCCGAGCTGATTGGCCTGAAAGACCCCGCTAGCTAA
- a CDS encoding DUF4250 domain-containing protein — MDWSQFQRIDPHLLVGLVNTELRNHADSLDDLCRTHDIDRGELCAHLASADYHFQTEQQQFR; from the coding sequence ATGGATTGGAGTCAGTTCCAACGAATCGACCCCCACCTACTTGTCGGTCTAGTCAACACCGAGCTCCGCAATCACGCGGACTCGTTGGATGACCTATGCCGCACTCACGACATCGATCGAGGTGAGCTATGCGCTCACCTCGCCAGTGCGGACTACCACTTTCAAACAGAGCAACAACAGTTCCGCTAA
- a CDS encoding DUF3568 family protein encodes MNRLVRLSLLSALFVGATFQFSGCVAIVAGGAAAGSTAYVLGDLQVLAEGTPEQLERAIKLGGQELGLQFINGSGDQTAGKYLFRNAADQKITVSYAVKSPVYYELSIRVGTFGDEEVASRLNQAIQKYL; translated from the coding sequence ATGAATAGATTAGTCCGTCTCAGTTTACTTTCCGCTCTGTTTGTTGGAGCGACCTTTCAATTCTCGGGTTGTGTCGCTATTGTTGCGGGCGGAGCTGCGGCTGGAAGCACCGCCTATGTCTTAGGGGATCTGCAGGTGCTGGCCGAGGGGACTCCCGAGCAGTTAGAGCGGGCAATCAAGCTTGGGGGCCAAGAACTTGGGCTACAGTTTATAAATGGTTCGGGCGATCAGACCGCGGGAAAGTATCTTTTTCGGAATGCAGCTGACCAGAAGATTACTGTGAGCTATGCAGTGAAGTCGCCCGTGTATTATGAGTTAAGTATTCGCGTGGGCACCTTTGGGGACGAAGAGGTGGCTTCCCGCTTGAATCAAGCGATTCAGAAATACCTATAG
- a CDS encoding NAD-dependent epimerase/dehydratase family protein yields the protein MKILLTGCAGFIGSHLLDRLLSEGHEVVGIDCLDANYAEQIKRTNIAKHLLKPQQNSSFKFIQSNLDVETTYAKLRSQKLTNFDCILHLASTTNLHGYDEAEEDHTSNINITLRLLEFAREEEIPQFIFASSIRVYGRNSKVPWSETLENLQPVNSSDSIKYYCEQLGRVYSANYPIRFLALRLATTYGPRQPPTMALHTFAQNIRDGSTILLNGDGYTRRDYVYIDDVVDGFIAALNYKSSAYEVINLGGNQALELYDLIAQLEVCLNLQADIEQLPRTQQELDITHASTEKATQLLHYHPKVSFEDGVQHFAEWFINTNHTNTPLTS from the coding sequence ATGAAAATCTTACTAACAGGATGCGCCGGCTTTATCGGCTCACACCTGCTGGATCGCTTACTATCGGAAGGTCATGAAGTAGTTGGAATCGACTGCCTAGACGCTAACTATGCTGAACAAATCAAGCGGACTAACATCGCAAAGCATCTGCTCAAACCGCAGCAAAACTCCTCATTTAAGTTCATCCAATCCAATCTAGACGTAGAAACAACCTATGCTAAGCTCCGCAGTCAAAAGCTAACAAATTTTGACTGCATCCTTCATTTAGCCAGCACCACCAATCTACATGGATACGATGAAGCTGAGGAAGATCACACTTCAAATATCAACATCACCTTGCGCCTACTTGAATTTGCTCGCGAAGAGGAAATCCCACAATTCATCTTTGCATCATCCATACGCGTGTATGGACGTAACAGCAAAGTCCCCTGGTCCGAAACTCTCGAAAACCTGCAGCCAGTGAACAGCTCCGATAGCATTAAATACTACTGCGAGCAACTTGGCAGAGTTTATAGTGCCAACTATCCAATCCGCTTTTTGGCTCTACGCCTAGCCACAACCTACGGACCTAGGCAACCTCCGACGATGGCACTACACACCTTCGCACAAAACATTAGAGATGGAAGCACAATCCTACTGAACGGCGACGGCTACACCCGCCGAGATTACGTCTATATAGATGACGTTGTCGACGGCTTTATCGCTGCACTCAACTACAAGTCGAGTGCATACGAAGTCATCAACCTGGGCGGCAATCAAGCGCTGGAACTTTACGATCTCATCGCACAACTCGAAGTCTGCCTCAACCTTCAAGCTGACATTGAACAACTCCCTCGCACACAGCAGGAACTGGACATCACACATGCTTCCACCGAGAAAGCCACACAGCTATTACATTATCACCCGAAGGTAAGCTTCGAAGATGGCGTTCAACACTTCGCCGAATGGTTTATAAACACAAATCATACAAACACCCCTCTTACATCCTAA
- a CDS encoding outer membrane beta-barrel protein, translating into MNKGTIITAILGVATHAHAEIKLGDMGSVGFGLETTIRSTSNVILDETQQDDTIYSFMPKAVFRSDQGAASIEAYAGLNIIRYHNLNNNDSENIKSGITILFPDEPQGENYSLKLNAAYNQNTNANSALLSVIETENIALSATGNYFISEYVSLRSGLSYLENTSQTAGFADTSTLTWPIAMFYKYDEALSLGTGYRYRRSEVSNVTPVASSDDHAFYIGVEDLISPLLQYELQWGYQYRDFDNDQSFENLGGVYAEAILSWYATQRSIFMFNVGNEFGTSAANQSSETFSTSIQWMHKFDERLSTTLGAEYQDIAYKQIIGTRNDEDYSAFLNAEYKVLDDNMILRARLRYADHSSSLDAANYDVIEASISCFLLF; encoded by the coding sequence ATGAATAAAGGTACTATCATAACAGCGATACTTGGAGTCGCCACCCACGCACATGCTGAAATAAAACTGGGAGACATGGGCTCTGTTGGCTTTGGGCTCGAAACCACAATCCGCAGCACATCCAATGTCATATTAGACGAAACCCAACAGGACGACACAATATACTCCTTCATGCCAAAGGCGGTTTTTCGCTCAGACCAAGGAGCCGCCTCGATTGAAGCATATGCGGGTCTAAATATCATTCGCTACCACAACCTAAACAATAACGATTCAGAAAACATAAAAAGCGGCATTACGATTCTCTTTCCAGATGAACCACAAGGGGAAAATTATTCACTCAAGCTGAATGCGGCCTACAATCAAAACACCAATGCCAACTCCGCTCTACTCTCGGTCATCGAAACCGAAAATATCGCCCTATCCGCCACCGGCAACTATTTCATCAGCGAATATGTCTCCCTTCGAAGCGGACTAAGCTACTTAGAAAATACGTCGCAAACCGCTGGATTTGCGGACACCAGCACCCTGACCTGGCCCATCGCAATGTTCTACAAATATGACGAAGCGCTCAGCCTAGGAACCGGCTATCGCTACCGCAGATCCGAAGTCTCCAATGTCACGCCCGTGGCCAGTTCAGACGACCATGCATTCTATATTGGCGTCGAAGACCTCATTTCCCCCCTACTACAATATGAGTTACAGTGGGGCTACCAATACCGCGACTTCGACAACGATCAAAGTTTCGAGAATCTAGGCGGAGTCTACGCAGAAGCGATCCTAAGTTGGTATGCCACACAAAGATCTATATTTATGTTCAATGTCGGTAACGAATTCGGCACATCTGCAGCGAACCAATCTAGCGAAACATTTTCAACTAGTATACAATGGATGCACAAGTTTGACGAGCGCCTAAGCACAACCCTCGGCGCCGAGTATCAAGACATCGCTTACAAACAGATTATCGGCACACGTAATGACGAAGACTACTCCGCATTCCTAAATGCGGAGTATAAAGTGCTGGACGACAACATGATCCTTAGGGCCAGACTCCGCTATGCGGATCATAGCTCAAGCCTTGACGCAGCAAATTACGATGTAATCGAAGCCAGCATCAGTTGCTTCCTCCTCTTCTAA
- a CDS encoding polysaccharide biosynthesis/export family protein encodes MTRIFFSLTILLVVNITALTAVGQSTASAPHEPENTTSSIYKLAPFDMLMISVYGQPDLSSEQRVTDQGSISVPLLGEVSVGGLTVSQAQKQIEEAFIEQRYLVKPVITISIEAFSPKVITVLGEVTNPGSIEIPHGRNGLPIQIAIAQAGGFTGAAAKTNVKITRANTDATTTEPKNDTVNISAILESEGDEKLRSPYFVMPDDIIFVPRRLF; translated from the coding sequence ATGACACGTATATTTTTCTCACTAACTATATTGCTAGTAGTCAACATAACCGCGCTGACAGCAGTGGGCCAATCGACTGCGAGCGCACCGCATGAACCTGAAAATACGACTAGCTCAATCTATAAGCTCGCCCCTTTCGACATGCTAATGATCTCGGTCTATGGACAACCGGATTTAAGCAGTGAGCAACGAGTCACCGACCAAGGCTCGATCTCCGTTCCACTACTAGGTGAAGTGTCAGTCGGCGGCCTCACTGTATCACAAGCACAAAAGCAAATCGAAGAAGCTTTCATCGAGCAGAGATACCTGGTTAAGCCGGTGATCACCATTAGCATCGAAGCGTTCTCACCTAAGGTGATTACTGTGCTAGGCGAAGTCACGAATCCAGGTTCGATTGAGATACCTCATGGCCGAAATGGACTACCAATCCAAATAGCGATTGCTCAAGCCGGCGGCTTTACCGGAGCCGCGGCCAAGACTAATGTAAAGATCACACGCGCTAACACAGACGCCACAACGACTGAGCCAAAGAATGACACCGTCAATATCAGCGCGATCCTCGAGTCTGAGGGTGATGAAAAACTCCGCAGCCCCTACTTCGTCATGCCCGATGACATTATTTTTGTGCCTCGGAGACTATTTTAA
- a CDS encoding GumC family protein: protein MSQASSNQFLSITDLINILRQRWILSGSLALFAAIVFAIYFLNKTPIYEAEASMVVELNADKVVNVQEVVESSVHNSSLLETAMNTHIERLKSRIMAQKVADDLSEDEQKRVLNFGPENSAEWDAQRLHTDLINRISGSMLHINWLPDSQVLRVRVQHSDPYITKRIADSYVAHYIRLQIELKGQSTDQAVSFLDEQTIELRNRLEKEEEALQNYRTQNDLVTVEQNQQIVTERLSDLSSAITKAQYACSRPKADSNKSSTLKMISKT from the coding sequence ATGTCACAAGCTTCCAGCAACCAATTTCTATCAATTACAGACCTAATCAACATCCTGCGCCAGCGTTGGATACTTTCAGGGAGTCTCGCTCTCTTCGCAGCCATAGTCTTCGCAATTTATTTTCTAAATAAGACTCCAATCTACGAAGCCGAAGCATCTATGGTCGTCGAGTTGAATGCCGACAAAGTCGTCAATGTTCAGGAAGTAGTCGAAAGCAGTGTCCACAATAGTAGTCTACTCGAAACAGCGATGAATACACACATCGAGCGTTTAAAGAGTCGAATAATGGCCCAGAAAGTAGCTGACGACCTCTCGGAAGATGAACAAAAACGAGTGCTCAACTTTGGCCCGGAGAACTCGGCGGAATGGGACGCTCAACGCCTGCACACCGATCTCATCAATCGAATTAGCGGAAGTATGCTGCATATAAACTGGCTACCGGACTCACAAGTTCTTCGAGTCAGAGTCCAACACTCGGACCCCTACATCACGAAACGAATAGCTGATAGCTATGTCGCTCACTACATCCGACTTCAAATAGAACTCAAAGGTCAATCAACCGACCAGGCTGTCAGCTTTCTCGATGAACAAACCATTGAGCTCAGAAATCGTCTGGAAAAAGAGGAAGAGGCTCTGCAGAATTACAGAACTCAAAACGACTTGGTCACAGTAGAGCAAAACCAACAAATCGTCACTGAGCGCCTGAGCGACCTGAGTTCTGCAATCACTAAAGCTCAGTACGCCTGCTCGCGGCCGAAAGCCGACTCAAACAAGTCAAGCACGCTAAAGATGATCTCGAAAACTTAA
- a CDS encoding polysaccharide biosynthesis tyrosine autokinase translates to MNIPLIGGRKNITAIYNELQDLKRQQEVLSETYLERHPRMVENIAAIKAVERALWTAIQQASKEHEIEQSMIKDELASLENKLQEAEEEARRLESLSIEYRVLSRKVEAQREIFDQITSRFNETSITQQMNLTTIRTLDHAALPKQAIWPDIKKIGLASCMLFGCLFVSVPLALEFIDNRLKTFNDIERFVGKPVIGDIKLHKGRTDNEIATLALNDDFHFSEPFDTIYGALRLQMGNFAPPLSFVITSSVPSEGKTIVATNLAGTLAKHQFKAIIIDCDLRRPSVHRYLDIENDRGLLHWLRGDTQLADDPLADEALGISQIKAGINAYILPAGGSTKQAGPVFEEPRFDQLISKLKQHFDFVIFDTSPVGLFHDATIVADYADHTIFVARQNATNRQKVRHSIAQMDRTEAPVLGVVFNGVKNHNLATGYGYNSSGYSYSDRYSYGDHKAAKKYHAAYLEAE, encoded by the coding sequence ATGAATATCCCTCTAATCGGCGGTCGAAAGAACATCACCGCGATCTATAACGAACTGCAGGATCTCAAGCGCCAACAGGAAGTACTTTCCGAAACATACCTGGAACGCCACCCACGAATGGTCGAGAATATAGCCGCCATCAAAGCGGTCGAACGCGCCTTATGGACCGCAATCCAACAAGCCAGCAAAGAGCACGAAATCGAACAAAGTATGATCAAGGACGAGCTAGCTAGTTTAGAAAACAAGCTACAAGAAGCGGAAGAGGAAGCACGCCGACTAGAAAGCCTCTCCATCGAATATCGAGTTCTTTCACGCAAGGTAGAAGCACAACGTGAAATCTTCGATCAAATCACTTCGCGCTTTAATGAGACGAGCATCACCCAGCAGATGAACCTCACCACGATACGCACACTCGACCATGCTGCCCTCCCCAAACAAGCGATTTGGCCTGACATCAAAAAGATTGGACTCGCTTCCTGCATGCTATTCGGATGCCTCTTTGTCAGCGTGCCTTTAGCGCTTGAATTCATCGACAACAGACTCAAAACGTTCAACGACATTGAACGCTTTGTAGGCAAGCCAGTCATTGGGGATATTAAACTTCATAAAGGAAGGACGGACAATGAAATCGCCACCCTCGCATTAAACGATGATTTTCATTTCTCGGAACCCTTTGACACGATCTACGGCGCGTTACGTTTACAAATGGGGAATTTCGCCCCACCACTGAGCTTTGTCATTACCAGCTCAGTCCCCTCCGAAGGGAAAACCATTGTGGCCACCAACTTAGCCGGGACACTCGCCAAGCATCAGTTCAAGGCCATCATCATCGATTGCGATCTTCGACGGCCCAGCGTCCACCGCTATCTTGATATCGAGAATGATCGAGGTCTGCTCCACTGGCTACGCGGTGATACACAACTGGCAGACGATCCGCTCGCTGACGAAGCGCTCGGCATCAGCCAAATCAAAGCTGGTATCAATGCCTACATTCTCCCTGCCGGCGGTTCGACCAAACAAGCGGGCCCAGTTTTTGAAGAACCGCGCTTCGACCAATTGATTTCCAAGCTCAAGCAACACTTCGATTTCGTAATTTTTGATACATCCCCTGTCGGCCTTTTCCACGATGCCACGATTGTAGCCGACTATGCCGACCACACCATTTTCGTCGCGAGGCAAAACGCGACCAATCGCCAGAAAGTCCGTCACTCGATTGCCCAAATGGACCGAACTGAAGCCCCAGTTCTCGGCGTCGTCTTTAATGGAGTAAAAAACCACAACCTAGCTACAGGTTATGGCTACAATAGCAGCGGCTACAGTTACAGCGATCGTTACAGCTACGGCGACCATAAAGCAGCAAAGAAATACCATGCTGCCTATTTGGAGGCAGAATAA
- a CDS encoding glycosyltransferase produces MKTVILADTGHSGHRRVWLAAFAETFLAQGHHVILVLPDPQPVLELIQSRINDTSTVSHQSWDLPRVTKRNRAFFKNLGSSIRIWRSLSSTIKALPQKPDLVLLPFLDVFVCHGIFPQFLDRVFPFVWYGIYFQPQWTRRHTEKHMNRSAYFLETIAVRSKYCRGLGILDEGVGDIVASKHKVPVHCFPDFIYPSIEAHESELGKSVRNKANNRKIVSFVGTIQSRKGFESFLQLMDVADPLKYYFLIAGKFTPNCFPTTVIERWESLKKEPPENVTVFNGAIENDQDYYDLFRQSDVIWGAYEDWPHSSNVLTLSAAFKTPILVSDHYLMAERVRQFKLGAVLPDERSGAALLKAVEQLTVNTNGAYDDFTKLHSLDALSTQLVHILALNQAT; encoded by the coding sequence ATGAAAACAGTTATTCTAGCGGATACAGGTCATTCAGGGCATCGTCGCGTGTGGTTGGCAGCCTTCGCGGAGACATTCCTAGCGCAAGGCCACCACGTCATCCTAGTATTACCCGATCCGCAGCCTGTGTTGGAATTGATTCAATCCCGAATTAATGACACCTCCACAGTTAGTCACCAATCGTGGGATCTGCCACGTGTAACGAAGCGCAATCGTGCCTTCTTCAAGAATCTGGGATCATCCATTCGGATCTGGCGCTCACTCTCGAGCACAATCAAGGCACTTCCTCAAAAGCCAGATCTCGTCCTCCTTCCTTTTCTGGATGTGTTTGTCTGCCACGGCATATTCCCCCAGTTCCTTGATCGAGTGTTCCCATTTGTGTGGTATGGCATTTATTTTCAGCCACAATGGACACGACGCCACACCGAGAAACATATGAACCGAAGTGCCTACTTCTTAGAGACCATCGCAGTTCGTTCCAAATATTGCCGTGGCTTAGGCATCCTCGATGAAGGGGTTGGCGATATCGTGGCAAGCAAACACAAAGTGCCAGTCCATTGCTTCCCAGACTTTATCTATCCTTCAATCGAAGCACACGAATCCGAACTTGGAAAATCGGTAAGAAACAAAGCAAACAACCGTAAAATCGTGAGCTTTGTAGGGACCATTCAAAGCCGTAAAGGTTTCGAATCCTTTCTACAGCTCATGGATGTTGCCGATCCTCTAAAATACTATTTTCTAATAGCAGGAAAATTCACCCCAAATTGCTTCCCAACAACAGTCATTGAACGCTGGGAATCATTAAAAAAAGAGCCACCCGAAAATGTCACTGTCTTCAATGGGGCGATTGAAAACGATCAGGACTACTATGACCTGTTCAGGCAAAGCGATGTCATTTGGGGCGCCTACGAAGACTGGCCGCACAGTAGTAATGTGCTCACCCTATCTGCCGCCTTTAAAACCCCGATCCTTGTCAGTGATCATTACCTGATGGCGGAACGCGTGCGGCAGTTTAAATTAGGAGCTGTATTGCCGGATGAGCGATCTGGAGCAGCGCTACTCAAGGCAGTCGAGCAGTTAACCGTCAATACCAACGGGGCTTACGATGATTTTACCAAATTGCACAGCTTAGATGCCCTAAGCACTCAACTTGTTCATATTTTAGCACTCAACCAAGCCACCTGA
- a CDS encoding lipopolysaccharide biosynthesis protein: protein MKTSILKISSYAGAANIIELILALLTAGLSIRFLGLEDAGFFLFFESLIQVNGGLFNLGFQSAVTKQAGQAIAEGNELKARRLFEVGMTIDLIAVFIPGFTILLLAPLIIEYSGYTGSSSPAIIYIYFSIASLILSKLTLIFTVGLVTRHAFGIVSAYRIISNITTNLVRIGILVWIPSLPTLGCANTLSLLLGTCFLAVVCIKRNGYIPKLSIRKTEISELWNFSKWEYAWNLSSMLTANLDRILIVKYFGLTMLPIYSMSKRVLTLGHRFIVGFTDYFFPLLSGQTKKDRATMIQKLEYPLPWGLFCLGAIVYGTAVILGPNLLDLMVGDQFGSRALPGILGFTIVGMTWLVGVLPYYVARSDGKTYLNTYVAVSNSAIVFTSIWIFAYQGSFVSTIFCQALVIPAFLIQYQILIPGRSLLKSFMHQIKPTLGFTFVWAFVLLSYFASDSFNKGWPAAVFFEALLLIATGFIILYEIIYGKDMELKKVFQKLFRFILPTLKKIPPVPLKCSEFAARSRDV from the coding sequence ATGAAAACTTCTATACTCAAAATATCCAGCTACGCCGGCGCTGCCAATATTATAGAACTAATATTAGCTCTACTAACTGCGGGCCTCAGCATTCGATTCTTAGGCTTGGAGGATGCAGGTTTTTTTCTATTTTTTGAAAGCCTAATACAAGTCAACGGAGGGTTATTTAATTTAGGTTTTCAATCCGCAGTTACTAAACAAGCAGGTCAAGCAATTGCTGAAGGAAACGAATTGAAAGCTCGTCGCCTATTTGAGGTAGGTATGACTATTGATCTCATTGCTGTATTCATCCCTGGTTTCACGATCCTTCTACTGGCTCCTCTAATTATAGAATACTCAGGATATACAGGCTCCTCCTCTCCCGCTATTATCTATATTTACTTTTCAATAGCCTCACTCATTCTTTCGAAGCTGACCTTAATATTCACAGTAGGTTTAGTCACACGTCACGCGTTTGGAATAGTTAGCGCTTATAGAATAATATCGAACATAACAACCAACTTAGTGAGAATCGGCATCCTAGTGTGGATTCCCTCACTGCCTACTCTCGGCTGTGCAAACACTTTATCCCTATTATTAGGGACCTGCTTCCTAGCAGTGGTATGCATTAAAAGAAACGGATATATTCCGAAACTGAGTATTCGAAAAACGGAAATTTCAGAACTATGGAACTTCAGTAAATGGGAATATGCATGGAATTTGAGTAGCATGCTTACTGCGAATCTCGACCGTATTTTAATAGTGAAATACTTTGGTCTGACAATGCTTCCTATATACAGCATGTCGAAGCGTGTCCTAACGCTAGGACACCGCTTCATTGTTGGTTTCACTGATTACTTTTTCCCATTATTATCAGGACAAACCAAGAAGGATCGAGCAACAATGATTCAGAAATTAGAATACCCACTGCCTTGGGGATTATTTTGTCTTGGAGCAATAGTATATGGCACTGCAGTCATTCTTGGACCGAATTTATTAGATCTCATGGTTGGAGATCAATTTGGCAGTCGCGCATTACCTGGCATTCTCGGATTTACAATCGTAGGGATGACTTGGCTGGTAGGAGTGCTACCTTACTACGTTGCACGTTCAGATGGCAAAACGTACCTCAATACATATGTCGCAGTCAGTAATTCCGCAATCGTTTTCACCTCCATTTGGATTTTCGCATATCAAGGTTCCTTTGTATCCACGATTTTTTGTCAAGCGCTAGTCATACCGGCATTTCTCATTCAATACCAAATATTGATCCCTGGTAGAAGTTTGCTTAAATCATTTATGCATCAGATAAAGCCCACTCTGGGATTTACGTTTGTATGGGCATTTGTGCTTCTCAGCTACTTCGCTAGCGATAGCTTTAACAAGGGTTGGCCTGCTGCAGTATTTTTTGAAGCACTCCTATTAATCGCAACTGGATTTATCATATTATATGAAATTATATACGGCAAGGATATGGAATTAAAGAAAGTGTTTCAAAAACTATTTCGATTCATCTTGCCGACGCTAAAAAAGATCCCCCCCGTGCCATTGAAATGCAGCGAGTTCGCTGCACGTTCACGTGACGTTTAA